In Deltaproteobacteria bacterium, the sequence AACAGGACGGTTGGCACCTTGCCTCCGGCCAGGATGAGCAGGCCGACGACCAGCAGATCGAACACCAGCACAAACCACATCCAGACGAAGACCGAGGCCACCACCGCGCGGTCACGCCCGCGCGCCAGAAGCGAGACCAGAAACGACAGCCCCAGGAACACCAGGCCGATCAACACCGCCAGGCCGATCAGCACCGCATAGGTACTCAGCTCCAAACCCGACCACAGGCGCAAGGCGATGCCCGCCGTTCCCAGGCCGGCAACACAGGCCACCGTCAGGGCGAGCGCGAAGCCGACGAAAGTGCCAGCGAAATACTGCCCGGCAGAAAGCGGATACACCAGGATCAAGTCCAGCGTCCCGCGAGCCTTCTCGTCGATGATCGCCCCGCAGCCCAACACCAATGCCAGCAACGGGACCAGGTACGTGGTCAGGTTCATCAGGCTGGCGATCAGCGCCTCTTGCCCGTGCGTGCCGGCCACGCCGATCGGTGCCGCGCCGAAGAAGGCGATGGCCAGAACCGACACCGCCAGCAGGGCACAGACGATCCAGATCCAGCGATTGCGCAAGCCATCGCGCAACTCCTTTTGCGCGATCACCAGCCAGGCCTCAGTTGAGTTCAAAGTAGACTCCCTCCAGGCTCGGCTCCTCTACGTGCAAGTGGCTGAGCATCTGCGCGTGGGCGTTGAGGCCGAGCAGAAACGCGGTCTTCGCGGCCTGCGGCACCTCGGCGACTTGTACGTGGTCTTTGCGCGCCACCGCCGCCGCGCCTAGCTGCATCAGCACGCTTTCGGCCAGCGGCCGCTCGGCATCGCGCAGGTAGATGTGCACGCGCACCGGCATGCGCAGGTCGCGCCGCAGTTCTTCGACCGTACCCAGCGCCTTCACCTCGCCGTTGGCCAACACGCACATCCGGTTGACGTGCGGGCCGACCTCGGACAAGCGATGCGACGACAGCACCACCGTGCGCGGGCCGCCCGACTGCAGCAAGCGAAAGAAATCGCGCACGCCTTGCGGGTCGAGGCCTTCGAGCGGTTCGTCGAGAATCAGCACCGTGGGTCGGCCCAACAGCGCTTGCGCCAGGTTGAGGCGCTGCTGCATACCCTTCGAGTACTCGCCCACGGGGCGCTCAGCGGCGGCGGTCAGCCCGACGCTCTCCAGCATCGGCGCCACTACTTCGGCCCCGAGGCCGCGCAGTTCGGCGAAGTAGCGCAGCGTCTCTGCGCCCGTCAGGTGCTCATAGAAGCGAATCCGTTCCGGCATGAAGCCCAGCGTGCGCCGAAAATCACACCAGGTTTCGTCGTTGGGCTCGCGCCCTTCGAGCAGGAGCTGGCCGCTCGTCGGCCGGCACAAGCCGAGCAGGATGCGCAACAGCGTGGTCTTGCCCGAGCCGTTGTGGCCGAACAAGCCGATCCATTCGTGCCGCGCGATTTCGAGGTCGAGCGGGCGCAGCGCCTCGACAGCGCCGAACCGCTTCGACACGCCTGCAAGCTTGAGCATCAATTCTCCCCGGGCAGATGCTCCAGCTTGGTGAGGGTGCCGTAGTAGTTCTTGGGGGCAGCCGGATAGCGGTCGAGCAGCGCCGTCCAGTTGGGCGTGACCGGCGTCATGTGCGGCGCGTTGTCGACCGCCTTGGGCGCGGCGATCACCGGGAACTCGCGCTCGGCGAAGGCGAGCACCTGGAAGGCCGGGCTGGAGAGCAGCAGCTTGGCGCTGGGGTACTTCCAGAGCAAAGCATCGACGAGGGTGTTGGAACGGTAGGGAACATCACCCCGGCCGTCGTTGTTGAGGTCCCAGCCGACGTAGTCGCCCCAGAAGTTGCCGTTCCAGGTTTGGTCGCGCGCCGAGACGTACTTCACTTGGATCTCGTTGGCCATGAAGCTGTTCTCGGAGATGTCGTTGTCCTCGGAGCCGCCCCAGTAATGCACGCCCAGATTGTTGCGGGCAATGAAATTACCGCGCACGGTGTTGAAGAGCGAATTGTACAGGAACAGGCCCTTAGTGTTGCCGACGATGACGTTGTCGTTGGCGCGGCTGCGCGTCACCTGCATCAGCAGCAGGCCGTGGGTGGAGTTGTTGTGCAGGGTGTTGCGGCTGGTGTCGAGGTTCTTGGAGAACATCAGCGCCAGCCCGACGTAATTGTCGGCGACGACGTTGTCGCTGAAGTTGCCGCGGTCGCACCACATCGTGTGAATGGCGTAACGCGAGTTGCGCACGGTGTTGCCGGTGACCGTGGCATCCATGCTCAGGTCCATGTAAATGCCGTCGCGGCAGTGATCGAGGTCGTTGTCCGCGATCACCGCTCCGCGTGCGCTCCACAGATGCACGCAGTTGCCGCGGGCGTTTTGCTGCAACTCGGCCAGGCCGGCGACATGGTTGCCGCGGATGAGCGCGCGTTCGGCCCCGTGAATCCAAATGCCGAAGTGGCTCTGCTCGATGCGGTTGTTGATGATCTGCGCGTCGGTGGCTGACTGCTCCACCCGCACGCCCGCGTGCGACACCTCGGCGTCGCCCCGCCCGCTCGAGCGCAGCGTGACTCCTTCGAGGCGTACATTGGGCGACGCGATCGCGACCACGTGGCTACGGCCGCCGGCGTCGATAATTGCCCCGTCCTCGCCCACCAGCGCCAGCGCTTTGTCGATCACCACACTCTCGGAGTACACGCCCGGCTTGAGCCGAATGGTGTCGCCGTCGTTGCCGGCCGCAATGGCGGCCGTGATCGCCCCGGTGCCGGGAAGCACGACCCGCTCCGCGGCCTGGGCCACGCCCACAGCCAGTGTCGCTGCCGACAGCAGCGCCAGCACCACCAGCGGGCGCGGCGTCCGCTGTTCGCGCTTGGCCACGATCAACTCAGGGCACACGCCTTGGTCCATTCCCGTGCTCTGGCAGTCCCAGCATTGCAGGCACTCGCCGTAGTTGATGCGACCGGTTTCGTACGCAATCGCCTTCGGTTCACAGCCCTTGTAGCAGATCTTACACGTCTTGCACTGCTCCCAGCGAAACAGCGGCAGCAAGGGCTTGCGGCTGGGGATGGCCAGAGCGCCGCCGAGGGGACAGACGAAGCGGCAGAAGAAACGATACACCACCGCGGAAACCAGGGTGATGACGGCGAAATAGGCGACGAAGTGAAACGGCCGAGCCAAGCGCAGGATGAAGGTCTTGAACGGCTCGACCTCGTCGAGCATTTCCGCCAACGGCAGGCTCACCAAGGCCACGGCCAGGATGACCAGGAAGGTGACGTACTTACCGGCGCGCCCGAGCCGGCCTGGATCCCAAGCGTCGATGCGGCGGTGAAGCTGCTTGGGGGCGATGCGCTTCCATCCCGCCGCCAGTAGTTCCAAGAGCGCTCCGTAAGGGCAAAGCCAGCCGCAGAAGAAGCCGCGACCCCAGACCACCAGCGAGACGGCAATGGCGATCCAGAACAGAAAGATCATCGGCTCGGAGAGGAACACCTCGAACGGAAAGACGCGGCGCACCGCCGCGTTGGCCGGCGTCAGGATTTGCGTCGCACTCGGCTGCGCCTTGAGCACCAGCCCTACCCATACGGCCGCCACCACCGCAATCGAGCGGTGCAGTAGTTTGCGGTAGGCCAGCAGCTGTTGTCGCGCGGCGAAGATGGCGGCGGTCACCAGCAAGAACAGCGCGAAGGCGACGGTGTTGAGTGCGCTCGCTTGCCAGCGCGTGCGCCAGAATGGCAGGTCCTCTTCGATGAACGCCGCGGGCAACTCGAAGGGCGCCAGGAAGGTGCCGTAAGCGCGGCGGTCTTGCACGCGATAGGGAATGGTCAGGTGAAAGACGAACGGCTGCGTCGGATCGAAGTTGCGGTTCTTGAGGAAGAAGATCCCGCCCTCGCGTAGCGCCGGTGCGCCCTCGATCGGCGGCTCCGGCAGATTCAGGTAATCGGTGTCCCGAAAAACAAACTGGTCCTTGCCCTGCTCGATGGAGAAGCGATCGAAGATGCCGCCGCGTGCGAAGCCGGCACCTTTGAACGACAGCTCGCCTTCGGAGCAGATGTAGAGCGCGCTGCCGCCTTCCTTCTCTACGCGCTCTTGCACCATTTGGTAGTAGCGCTCGCCGACGAGATTCTTGCCGATGACGGGCGGATCGAGGACGGTGAACCTCACGTTCAGCACCGGCTCTGAGCCGCTGCCGCCAACCTCGTCGGCCTTGAGCACCAGTTGGCCCAAGGCGCCGACGGCCACCAAGTCCCGCCAGGTGTGGGGGGCAAACTGCTTTAGCGGTCGCCGCTTGCGCACTTCGTACGCTTTGACAATGCCGACAGCGCGCCCGACCGTACGGCCGGCCTCTAAGATGGTGGCGTTCTCGGCCACCGCCGTCACCGTCGCCCCGCTGATGCCGTCGACGCGGGTGTAGCCCTCGTGCGGCTGGTCGCTGATCAGAATGCGGTCACGGATGTCCTTGCCCACGTATTGGGCCACGAAGTCGTGGATCACCTGTTCGGAGAGCCCGATCAGCACGATCGGCTCGGCGTGCTGAACGATCTTGACGCCCACGATCTTGCCCGCCGGATTGATGCCGACCAGGGTATTGATCGAGTGGCCGGAGTAGCCCGGGATCTGGACCAGATCGTCGGTGACAAAAACGTATCCGAGTAGGCTGCGTCGCTCCTCGGCACCGGGGCCGTAGCCCTCCCAGTAGCTGTCTTTGCGCTCGAACTCGGTCGCCTCAGGCAGCACGTCAGCTGGCTGGTAGTCGTACTTCTTGGTACCGAAGGCGACTTGTGCGTGCGCCTTGGCCAGCCCCCAGGGGCTGGCGGCTAGGAGCGCCAACAGCAGGCGTGCCGCCAAGACGGTCGTAGTCCTCATTACTGTCACTGCTCTCTTGACTGGGAATTACTGCGCGGCGAGTGCGCCGAGCTTAGGCTGCGAGCACAACCAACACAAGGGGTGGCACTGCAAGCAAGGTAAGGCCGGTCCTTCGTCGCGGCCAAAGACTGTTGGTGAAAAGAAGAGGCGGGAGCCCGTCGGCCGCTGGCCGACCGGGTCCCGCCTCATTCAACGGGCGACCGCGGCTAGACCTTGGCTTTCACCATCAGTCGCATGCGCATTTCCAGATGCAACGCATGGCAGAAGTTGGTGCAGTAGATCCAGTGGACGCCGGGCTTGTCGGCCACGAACGTCACTGAGCGGGTCTGATACGGTCCGACGATGAAATTGATGCCGTAGTTGGAGACCGCGAACCCGTGCGTCAGGTCGGGGATCTCGTCGTTGTTGGTGACAATGAACGTCACCTCGTCGCCCTCGTTCACCTCCACCGTCTGGAGGCCATAGACGGGCGCGTTGGCGGTCATTTTCACAGTCACCTTCTTGCCGTCGCGCTCGATCGAGCTCTTCGTCGTTGCCTGCGGGTGCTCGTCCATGCGCACGCGGTGCACGACTTTGGGCTCGATGATGTCGCGGCGCACGATGATGCAGTCGTGGGGCTCGACGTAAGCGGAGTGGTCATGCAGCAGCTTCATCTTGTCGCCGGTGATGTCGATAAGCTGATCGTTCTCCGGCTTGATCGGTCCGACGTTGATGAAGCGGTCCTTCGAGATCTTGTTGAGAGCCACCAAGTACTTGCCGTCGGCTTCCTTGGTTTCGGCCATCGAAGCCATGATGTGGCCGATCTGGTAATGGATGTCCAAGCGGTCCACCACCGCCGTCGCGCCCGGGGAGGGGTTCTTGTAGATGTCGATGGCCTTCTGGATGTTCCACTTCACCACCTGGCTGTCGATGAACAGCGAAGTGTAAGCATTGCCGCGGCCATCGAAGGTCGTGTGCAACGGGCCCAGACCGATCTCCGGCTCGCCGATGACGCAGTCGCGCGGTTGGATCTTCCCGTTGAAGGCGTCCTCGATCTTGCTGATGTCGATGACACTCGCGGTTGGGGAAACCTTGCCGGAGGCGATGGCGTATTTGCCGTCCGGGCTGACGTTGACGCCGTGCGGGTTCTTGGGGATGGGGATGGCCAGAGTGAAGCCGGAATCGGGGCCGCCCTGCAACATCTTCACGCCATCGACCACCTTGTACTTGTTGTTGGCCAGGGCCTCCTTGATGCGGCCCCAGTGGAAGACGACCAGGTAATCGCGGTCGTTGGCGAGCATTTCCGAGACGGTGGCGCCGTTCTCGGTATTGTAAGAGGTCGCGAAGGAGTACCGGCCTTGGTAATCGACGTTGGCGAGGTCGAGGTTGTGGGGCACCAGGATCTGCGCCACCACCTCCATCTTGTTGATGTCGATGATGGTGTGCATGCCGGGGTACTTCTTGGAGTCAAAGTAATCGCCCTTGCCGTCGTTGGGCAGCGGCACCTGAAACTCGCTATTGAGGATCAGCCACTCGGTGACCGGGGCGCGCTGGGTGAAGAGGCCGTGGGCGCCCTGGATGTGCGGCACCTGCATGATGGCGTCGGTTTCGAGGGTGTCGATGCGCACGCGGGCGACGCGGTTGTTGATCTTGTCGTTCACGAACAGGTAGCGGCCGTCGTAAGTGCCGTCCTTGTACGAGCCGTGCACGTGGTGGGTGTCGCCCTGGATGACGCCCTTCAGCAGTACCTTGCTCTCGTTGGTAGTGCCGTAGCCGGTACCGCTGTCGGCGTTGAACACCGGGATGCGTTTGATCTCATTGCCGGATGGAACGCCGATGACGCGGATTTCGCCCGACTGCCCGCCGCTCCAGAACCCGTAGTAGTCGTCCAACTCACCCGGGTGCACCTCGGTGCGCAGCTGCGTCTTGGCAGCTTCGACCGAGGGGGCGAGCGAGCCGCCGGTCACAATGAGGGCGAACACGAACCCGCCGATGCCACCGATGAGGAGAGCGGGGTTTACACGCCTGAGGGCCTTCCAGCCTTTGGTTAACATTGCGGCCTCCTTACGCTGTCCGTCGTGAACCGATTCCGCCGAGGGGTTTTCGCCGGCTTACTTGGCGGCCACCCGCGGCCCCGGCCCCTGCTTCATCAGCTCCAAGCAGTATGAAACCACATCCCACTTTTGCTTTTCTTCCAACACGTCCGCAAACGAGGGCATCGGGGTGCCATCCATGCCGGTGACGAAAGTCCGATAGATCTCCTTGGCTCCGGTGCCGCCCTTGAGCGGCCCCGAAGTGAAATCAAAGGGTACGATCTTGTCGCCCCAGTTGTCCTTCAATCCATCAGCCGACTCGCCGTCGCCACGGCCTTCGGCGCCGTGACACTTCACGCACCCGGCATCCGTGAACAGCTCCTTGCCGGCCTTGACCGACTCGGGTGTGCCGACGTAGTCGGGCACGTTGTCGATCTTGATCGGCTCGGCGGGCTTGTACTCCGCCCACTTCGGCGAGAACGTCTTGACGTACGCGATCACGGCCTTGCGGCTCTCGAGCGGGACATCGGCGTGCGAGGGCATGCCCGAGCGCGCAACACCGCCGGTCACCGTGCGCAACAGATCCTCATCGGTCGGCAGCGAGCCCGTCGGTGTGCTGCGGAACTTGAACATCCCGGCGGTGAAGTCACGCGGGTAGATGGTGACCACCACCCCGTTCTTCTGCGCCCGGTGCACCACCCCGATCAACCCTTTGCCGTCGCCCTTGGCGCCGTGGCAGATGACGCAATAGCGGTCGTAAACCTTCTTGCCTTCTTCCACCAGCTGCTCGTCGCCGGCGCGCGCCAGGCTCGGGAGCGCCGCCACCAACAGTCCGGCGGCGATAACAATCCCCTGCCGCCTTTCGATGCGCCTCACGGTATGTCGATTTCTTGACCACATCATGTGTGTAGCCCTCCTCTCTCACTGGTGGACACCTACCGCACCTGCTGGTCACACCGCAGAGCGGTGCCCACTATACCTGCTCGGTCTCATGCCCGCCATGCTCCGCCCTTGCCTGCCGGCAGCTCTAAACCGGGCGCACCGTAGTCTTCCTCGCTGATGATTGTCAATAAGCGTTTTCTCCGTCGCGCAGGTCAAACTTGGCGTCGCTCTCGACGCCGGCCGGCCACCGGCTCGATGCCAGGCGGCGGCGGTCCTGATCCAGGATTAGGGCGGCTGAGTGTGCGCTGCGCTCAACTAATGCCACGCCCTCGGCTGGCGACATCACCAGCACGGCCGTCGCCAGACCGTCGGCTTCCGTGGCAGTGGGGGCTAGGACTGTAACGCTCGCCGCGCCCTGCGCCGGCATCAGGCTGCGCGGGTCGATGATGTGGTGGTAGCGCACGCCATCCACTTCAAAATACCGCTCGTAGTCGCCTGAGGTCGAGACTGCACCACGTGACAGCTCGACGACGGCCAGCGGCGGGGTGTCTGCCTGCGGGGGGCGCACCGCGATCCGCCAGGGACGATCGTCGGGGTGTTTTCCGAACACACGGATGTCGCCGCCGATGGCGGCCACGCCGCCTCGCGCGCCGCTTTGCTCCAGTACTTCGGCCACGCGATCCGCCGTGTATCCCTTGCCGACGCCACCGAGTCCGAGCGCCATACCCGGCTGCGCTAGAGCGATGGTCCGCTGATCCTCACTCAGCACGAGACCGCGGAGGTCGGTGAGTGGGCGGAGCGCCTCGAGCTCTGCGGCTGACGGCACGCGCGGGTGCTCAGGTATGCCCCAGAGTTTGATGACCGGCTGCAACAAAGGATTGAAAGCCCCGCCCGAGCGCGTGGCGATTTGTACCGCCGCCCGGGTGACCTCGAAGAGCTCGGGTGCGACACTCACCGGACCGGTGCCCGCCTGGGCGTTGAGCCGGCTGAGGTCGCTGGTGCTCTTGTAGTTGCTGAGCAGCTGATCGAGCCGGCTGACTTCGGCGAAACCGCTGGCGATGGCCCGCTCGGCCACGGCTTCATCGTCGATCGCCACCGTCAGCGTTACCACCGTGCCCATGTGCGGCTGGGAGCGCCGTACCACGACCTCGCCCGGGTTACGGGCGCACGCAGCCATCAGCGAGAGCAGCAGCACCA encodes:
- a CDS encoding nitrous-oxide reductase — translated: MLTKGWKALRRVNPALLIGGIGGFVFALIVTGGSLAPSVEAAKTQLRTEVHPGELDDYYGFWSGGQSGEIRVIGVPSGNEIKRIPVFNADSGTGYGTTNESKVLLKGVIQGDTHHVHGSYKDGTYDGRYLFVNDKINNRVARVRIDTLETDAIMQVPHIQGAHGLFTQRAPVTEWLILNSEFQVPLPNDGKGDYFDSKKYPGMHTIIDINKMEVVAQILVPHNLDLANVDYQGRYSFATSYNTENGATVSEMLANDRDYLVVFHWGRIKEALANNKYKVVDGVKMLQGGPDSGFTLAIPIPKNPHGVNVSPDGKYAIASGKVSPTASVIDISKIEDAFNGKIQPRDCVIGEPEIGLGPLHTTFDGRGNAYTSLFIDSQVVKWNIQKAIDIYKNPSPGATAVVDRLDIHYQIGHIMASMAETKEADGKYLVALNKISKDRFINVGPIKPENDQLIDITGDKMKLLHDHSAYVEPHDCIIVRRDIIEPKVVHRVRMDEHPQATTKSSIERDGKKVTVKMTANAPVYGLQTVEVNEGDEVTFIVTNNDEIPDLTHGFAVSNYGINFIVGPYQTRSVTFVADKPGVHWIYCTNFCHALHLEMRMRLMVKAKV
- the nosD gene encoding nitrous oxide reductase family maturation protein NosD translates to MRTTTVLAARLLLALLAASPWGLAKAHAQVAFGTKKYDYQPADVLPEATEFERKDSYWEGYGPGAEERRSLLGYVFVTDDLVQIPGYSGHSINTLVGINPAGKIVGVKIVQHAEPIVLIGLSEQVIHDFVAQYVGKDIRDRILISDQPHEGYTRVDGISGATVTAVAENATILEAGRTVGRAVGIVKAYEVRKRRPLKQFAPHTWRDLVAVGALGQLVLKADEVGGSGSEPVLNVRFTVLDPPVIGKNLVGERYYQMVQERVEKEGGSALYICSEGELSFKGAGFARGGIFDRFSIEQGKDQFVFRDTDYLNLPEPPIEGAPALREGGIFFLKNRNFDPTQPFVFHLTIPYRVQDRRAYGTFLAPFELPAAFIEEDLPFWRTRWQASALNTVAFALFLLVTAAIFAARQQLLAYRKLLHRSIAVVAAVWVGLVLKAQPSATQILTPANAAVRRVFPFEVFLSEPMIFLFWIAIAVSLVVWGRGFFCGWLCPYGALLELLAAGWKRIAPKQLHRRIDAWDPGRLGRAGKYVTFLVILAVALVSLPLAEMLDEVEPFKTFILRLARPFHFVAYFAVITLVSAVVYRFFCRFVCPLGGALAIPSRKPLLPLFRWEQCKTCKICYKGCEPKAIAYETGRINYGECLQCWDCQSTGMDQGVCPELIVAKREQRTPRPLVVLALLSAATLAVGVAQAAERVVLPGTGAITAAIAAGNDGDTIRLKPGVYSESVVIDKALALVGEDGAIIDAGGRSHVVAIASPNVRLEGVTLRSSGRGDAEVSHAGVRVEQSATDAQIINNRIEQSHFGIWIHGAERALIRGNHVAGLAELQQNARGNCVHLWSARGAVIADNDLDHCRDGIYMDLSMDATVTGNTVRNSRYAIHTMWCDRGNFSDNVVADNYVGLALMFSKNLDTSRNTLHNNSTHGLLLMQVTRSRANDNVIVGNTKGLFLYNSLFNTVRGNFIARNNLGVHYWGGSEDNDISENSFMANEIQVKYVSARDQTWNGNFWGDYVGWDLNNDGRGDVPYRSNTLVDALLWKYPSAKLLLSSPAFQVLAFAEREFPVIAAPKAVDNAPHMTPVTPNWTALLDRYPAAPKNYYGTLTKLEHLPGEN
- a CDS encoding c-type cytochrome; the protein is MRRIERRQGIVIAAGLLVAALPSLARAGDEQLVEEGKKVYDRYCVICHGAKGDGKGLIGVVHRAQKNGVVVTIYPRDFTAGMFKFRSTPTGSLPTDEDLLRTVTGGVARSGMPSHADVPLESRKAVIAYVKTFSPKWAEYKPAEPIKIDNVPDYVGTPESVKAGKELFTDAGCVKCHGAEGRGDGESADGLKDNWGDKIVPFDFTSGPLKGGTGAKEIYRTFVTGMDGTPMPSFADVLEEKQKWDVVSYCLELMKQGPGPRVAAK
- a CDS encoding FAD:protein FMN transferase; this encodes MITPRSLVLLLSLMAACARNPGEVVVRRSQPHMGTVVTLTVAIDDEAVAERAIASGFAEVSRLDQLLSNYKSTSDLSRLNAQAGTGPVSVAPELFEVTRAAVQIATRSGGAFNPLLQPVIKLWGIPEHPRVPSAAELEALRPLTDLRGLVLSEDQRTIALAQPGMALGLGGVGKGYTADRVAEVLEQSGARGGVAAIGGDIRVFGKHPDDRPWRIAVRPPQADTPPLAVVELSRGAVSTSGDYERYFEVDGVRYHHIIDPRSLMPAQGAASVTVLAPTATEADGLATAVLVMSPAEGVALVERSAHSAALILDQDRRRLASSRWPAGVESDAKFDLRDGENAY
- a CDS encoding ABC transporter ATP-binding protein, with translation MLKLAGVSKRFGAVEALRPLDLEIARHEWIGLFGHNGSGKTTLLRILLGLCRPTSGQLLLEGREPNDETWCDFRRTLGFMPERIRFYEHLTGAETLRYFAELRGLGAEVVAPMLESVGLTAAAERPVGEYSKGMQQRLNLAQALLGRPTVLILDEPLEGLDPQGVRDFFRLLQSGGPRTVVLSSHRLSEVGPHVNRMCVLANGEVKALGTVEELRRDLRMPVRVHIYLRDAERPLAESVLMQLGAAAVARKDHVQVAEVPQAAKTAFLLGLNAHAQMLSHLHVEEPSLEGVYFELN
- a CDS encoding ABC transporter permease subunit, whose translation is MNSTEAWLVIAQKELRDGLRNRWIWIVCALLAVSVLAIAFFGAAPIGVAGTHGQEALIASLMNLTTYLVPLLALVLGCGAIIDEKARGTLDLILVYPLSAGQYFAGTFVGFALALTVACVAGLGTAGIALRLWSGLELSTYAVLIGLAVLIGLVFLGLSFLVSLLARGRDRAVVASVFVWMWFVLVFDLLVVGLLILAGGKVPTVLFGILVLLNPADAFRILCFQWLPGATSPLGVATAIPSAPPSALVAAALLLWLAVPLALSYLIFRRRVAADTLV